In Quercus lobata isolate SW786 chromosome 12, ValleyOak3.0 Primary Assembly, whole genome shotgun sequence, a genomic segment contains:
- the LOC115971821 gene encoding ubiquitin carboxyl-terminal hydrolase 20-like isoform X2 encodes METLKPNSAPSDSTIPEEIFDVSSPSLPSETLDDHSLVPIPSIQNGSSQADQSMAVPPSNSTGSSSILPPINETLNGSSSSSLVIETETLDDCPSFPLCCDGEEDVLEEEEELLPSSPNRLLGNNLWDYSSSRWSSSHSSSSWSSSRGTSSSSSSWSTWPSLEETRSSLPISNSSTLEFKPSTVGAGLANLGNTCFINAILQCFTHTVPLVQALRCCNHAVPCDRGREGFCVLCALFDHVERSLAAAGGVLSPLELVDNLNHFSSYFRRYQQEDAHEFLQCFLDKLESCCLDLKAKDKGLLSQDNNLVESIFGGRLVSNLRCCNCGHSSDTYEPLIDLSLEIEDVDTLPSALESFTKVEKIEDLETKFTCENCKEEVLVEKQFMLDQAPSVAAFHLKRFKTEGSFIQKVDKHVEFPLQLDLQSYTSGNQDNKVELKYDLYAVVVHIGFSSTSGHYFSFIRSSPETWYRLDDSKVTSVREEFVLAQEAYILFYAKQGTPWFSSLMEAPNPCLDPNILNTSPKSVLDNVDSVCTIYPSVASIDNCDANESRDKVEGVSSDFSCGTRHQRVEVSETRDAIVGSSGPLLCRSKQDELGSNDSKDNTPINNTSMLLEANNPPDGTSYNDEKMCTTSSLGRSNSHKGIDENKDFGFHPLTPPGSPSPDKVSLESSEVRYQIPRDHLKSEKPVSCKKRLSKDLEDSKRKEAVRYLSRSVPYSRGSKLIAAVLGNQSEGSLNKRKRMVSSPCKNSPPSTRRKANHNSVMQPMTAAIFR; translated from the exons ATGGAAACCCTAAAACCCAACTCTGCTCCTTCAGATTCCACCATTCCCGAAGAAATCTTTGATGT GTCTTCACCGTCTTTGCCTTCTGAAACCCTAGATGACCATTCTTTGGTCCCTATACCCTCAATTCAAAATGGGTCTTCTCAAGCTGACCAATCTATGGCTGTTCCACCATCAAATTCAACTGGGTCTTCCTCAATTTTGCCTCCCATCAATGAAACCCTAAatgggtcttcttcttcttctttggttaTTGAAACAGAAACCCTAGATGATTGTCCCAGCTTCCCTCTCTGTTGTGATGGAGAAGAAGATGTccttgaggaagaagaagaactatTGCCCTCTTCCCCAAATCGCTTATTGGGTAACAATTTATGGGACTATTCGTCTTCGCGTTGGTCTTCTTCACATAGTTCTTCGTCATGGTCATCATCTCGTGGgacttcatcttcatcttcgtCCTGGTCTACTTGGCCTTCTTTAGAAGAAACAAGGTCTTCTTTGCCCATTTCAAACTCTTCTACCCTTGAATTCAAGCCATCCACTGTG GGTGCAGGGCTTGCAAATCTGGGCAACACATGCTTTATCAATGCCATCCTGCAATGCTTTACACACACAGTGCCACTTGTCCAGGCTCTTCGGTGTTGCAATCATGCTGTGCCCTGTGACC GTGGTAGAGAAGGGTTCTGTGTTCTTTGTGCTCTCTTTGACCATGTTGAACGTTCACTAGCTGCTGCAGGAGGGGTTCTTTCGCCTTTGGAACTTGTTGACAATTTGAACC ACTTTTCATCTTATTTCCGGAGATACCAGCAGGAAGATGCCCATGAATTTCTGCAATGCTTCTTAGACAAGCTTGAGAGTTGTTGTTTGGATTTGAAGGCAAAGGATAAGGGTTTGTTGTCCCAAGATAATAACCTAGTGGAAAGTATTTTTGGAGGCCGTCTTGTGAGCAAT CTTCGCTGTTGCAATTGCGGCCACTCTTCTGATACATATGAACCTTTGATAGACCTGAGTTTGGAGATTGAAGATGTGGACACCCTTCCAAGTGCTTTGGAGTCGTTTACCAAAGtggaaaaaattgaagatttgGAGACAAAGTTTACATGTGAGAACTGCAAGGAAGAAGTGTTGGTGGAGAAGCAGTTCATGCTGGACCAGGCTCCTTCAGTTGCTGCATTCCATTTGAAAAGATTCAAGACTGAAGGGTCCTTCATTCAGAAAGTTGACAAGCATGTGGAATTCCCTTTGCAGTTGGACTTGCAGTCCTACACCTCTGGCAATCAGGACAATAAG GTGGAATTGAAGTATGACCTGTATGCAGTTGTGGTGCATATTGGGTTTTCATCTACTTCTGGACATTACTTCAGCTTCATTCGATCCTCTCCAGAGACATGGTACAGGCTGGATGATTCAAAG GTCACTAGTGTCCGAGAAGAATTTGTGCTAGCTCAGGAGGCCTACATTCTGTTCTATGCAAAGCAGGGTACACCCTGGTTTTCAAGTTTAATGGAAGCACCGAATCCATGCTTGGATCCAAACATATTGAATACATCGCCGAAGTCAGTTCTTGATAATGTGGATAGTGTCTGTACTATATATCCTAGTGTGGCTAGTATTGATAATTGTGATGCCAATGAATCCCGAGATAAAGTTGAGGGAGTTTCTTCTGATTTCTCATGTGGAACAAGACATCAAAGGGTTGAGGTCAGTGAAACTAGAGATGCTATTGTTGGTAGTTCTGGACCATTATTATGCAGATCAAAGCAAGATGAACTTGGGTCCAATGACTCTAAAGATAATACTCCCATTAATAACACCTCAATGCTACTTGAGGCAAATAATCCCCCTGATGGGACTTCATACAATGATGAGAAAATGTGTACTACATCCTCACTTGGGAGAAGTAACAGCCATAAGGGAATTGATGAAAATAAAGACTTTGGTTTCCATCCTCTAACGCCACCTGGATCTCCAAGTCCAGATAAGGTTTCTTTAGAGTCTTCAG AGGTGAGGTATCAAATTCCCCGTGATCATCTTAAATCAGAGAAGCCAGTGAGTTGCAAAAAACGGTTGAGCAAGGATTTAGAAGATTCAAAGAGAAAGGAAGCTGTCAGATACCTTTCAAGGAGTGTGCCTTACTCACGGGGCTCAAAACTTATTGCTGCCGTGCTTGGAAACCAAAGTGAAGGTTCTCTGAACAAGAGGAAAAGAATGGTATCATCCCCATGCAAGAACAGCCCTCCTAGTACTCGTCGTAAAGCCAACCATAATTCTGTCATGCAGCCCATGACTGCAGCAATTTTCCGGTGA
- the LOC115971821 gene encoding ubiquitin carboxyl-terminal hydrolase 20-like isoform X1, translating to METLKPNSAPSDSTIPEEIFDVSSLLKETLGGSSPSLPSETLDDHSLVPIPSIQNGSSQADQSMAVPPSNSTGSSSILPPINETLNGSSSSSLVIETETLDDCPSFPLCCDGEEDVLEEEEELLPSSPNRLLGNNLWDYSSSRWSSSHSSSSWSSSRGTSSSSSSWSTWPSLEETRSSLPISNSSTLEFKPSTVGAGLANLGNTCFINAILQCFTHTVPLVQALRCCNHAVPCDRGREGFCVLCALFDHVERSLAAAGGVLSPLELVDNLNHFSSYFRRYQQEDAHEFLQCFLDKLESCCLDLKAKDKGLLSQDNNLVESIFGGRLVSNLRCCNCGHSSDTYEPLIDLSLEIEDVDTLPSALESFTKVEKIEDLETKFTCENCKEEVLVEKQFMLDQAPSVAAFHLKRFKTEGSFIQKVDKHVEFPLQLDLQSYTSGNQDNKVELKYDLYAVVVHIGFSSTSGHYFSFIRSSPETWYRLDDSKVTSVREEFVLAQEAYILFYAKQGTPWFSSLMEAPNPCLDPNILNTSPKSVLDNVDSVCTIYPSVASIDNCDANESRDKVEGVSSDFSCGTRHQRVEVSETRDAIVGSSGPLLCRSKQDELGSNDSKDNTPINNTSMLLEANNPPDGTSYNDEKMCTTSSLGRSNSHKGIDENKDFGFHPLTPPGSPSPDKVSLESSEVRYQIPRDHLKSEKPVSCKKRLSKDLEDSKRKEAVRYLSRSVPYSRGSKLIAAVLGNQSEGSLNKRKRMVSSPCKNSPPSTRRKANHNSVMQPMTAAIFR from the exons ATGGAAACCCTAAAACCCAACTCTGCTCCTTCAGATTCCACCATTCCCGAAGAAATCTTTGATGTGTCTTCACTATTGAAAGAAACTCTTGGTGGGTCTTCACCGTCTTTGCCTTCTGAAACCCTAGATGACCATTCTTTGGTCCCTATACCCTCAATTCAAAATGGGTCTTCTCAAGCTGACCAATCTATGGCTGTTCCACCATCAAATTCAACTGGGTCTTCCTCAATTTTGCCTCCCATCAATGAAACCCTAAatgggtcttcttcttcttctttggttaTTGAAACAGAAACCCTAGATGATTGTCCCAGCTTCCCTCTCTGTTGTGATGGAGAAGAAGATGTccttgaggaagaagaagaactatTGCCCTCTTCCCCAAATCGCTTATTGGGTAACAATTTATGGGACTATTCGTCTTCGCGTTGGTCTTCTTCACATAGTTCTTCGTCATGGTCATCATCTCGTGGgacttcatcttcatcttcgtCCTGGTCTACTTGGCCTTCTTTAGAAGAAACAAGGTCTTCTTTGCCCATTTCAAACTCTTCTACCCTTGAATTCAAGCCATCCACTGTG GGTGCAGGGCTTGCAAATCTGGGCAACACATGCTTTATCAATGCCATCCTGCAATGCTTTACACACACAGTGCCACTTGTCCAGGCTCTTCGGTGTTGCAATCATGCTGTGCCCTGTGACC GTGGTAGAGAAGGGTTCTGTGTTCTTTGTGCTCTCTTTGACCATGTTGAACGTTCACTAGCTGCTGCAGGAGGGGTTCTTTCGCCTTTGGAACTTGTTGACAATTTGAACC ACTTTTCATCTTATTTCCGGAGATACCAGCAGGAAGATGCCCATGAATTTCTGCAATGCTTCTTAGACAAGCTTGAGAGTTGTTGTTTGGATTTGAAGGCAAAGGATAAGGGTTTGTTGTCCCAAGATAATAACCTAGTGGAAAGTATTTTTGGAGGCCGTCTTGTGAGCAAT CTTCGCTGTTGCAATTGCGGCCACTCTTCTGATACATATGAACCTTTGATAGACCTGAGTTTGGAGATTGAAGATGTGGACACCCTTCCAAGTGCTTTGGAGTCGTTTACCAAAGtggaaaaaattgaagatttgGAGACAAAGTTTACATGTGAGAACTGCAAGGAAGAAGTGTTGGTGGAGAAGCAGTTCATGCTGGACCAGGCTCCTTCAGTTGCTGCATTCCATTTGAAAAGATTCAAGACTGAAGGGTCCTTCATTCAGAAAGTTGACAAGCATGTGGAATTCCCTTTGCAGTTGGACTTGCAGTCCTACACCTCTGGCAATCAGGACAATAAG GTGGAATTGAAGTATGACCTGTATGCAGTTGTGGTGCATATTGGGTTTTCATCTACTTCTGGACATTACTTCAGCTTCATTCGATCCTCTCCAGAGACATGGTACAGGCTGGATGATTCAAAG GTCACTAGTGTCCGAGAAGAATTTGTGCTAGCTCAGGAGGCCTACATTCTGTTCTATGCAAAGCAGGGTACACCCTGGTTTTCAAGTTTAATGGAAGCACCGAATCCATGCTTGGATCCAAACATATTGAATACATCGCCGAAGTCAGTTCTTGATAATGTGGATAGTGTCTGTACTATATATCCTAGTGTGGCTAGTATTGATAATTGTGATGCCAATGAATCCCGAGATAAAGTTGAGGGAGTTTCTTCTGATTTCTCATGTGGAACAAGACATCAAAGGGTTGAGGTCAGTGAAACTAGAGATGCTATTGTTGGTAGTTCTGGACCATTATTATGCAGATCAAAGCAAGATGAACTTGGGTCCAATGACTCTAAAGATAATACTCCCATTAATAACACCTCAATGCTACTTGAGGCAAATAATCCCCCTGATGGGACTTCATACAATGATGAGAAAATGTGTACTACATCCTCACTTGGGAGAAGTAACAGCCATAAGGGAATTGATGAAAATAAAGACTTTGGTTTCCATCCTCTAACGCCACCTGGATCTCCAAGTCCAGATAAGGTTTCTTTAGAGTCTTCAG AGGTGAGGTATCAAATTCCCCGTGATCATCTTAAATCAGAGAAGCCAGTGAGTTGCAAAAAACGGTTGAGCAAGGATTTAGAAGATTCAAAGAGAAAGGAAGCTGTCAGATACCTTTCAAGGAGTGTGCCTTACTCACGGGGCTCAAAACTTATTGCTGCCGTGCTTGGAAACCAAAGTGAAGGTTCTCTGAACAAGAGGAAAAGAATGGTATCATCCCCATGCAAGAACAGCCCTCCTAGTACTCGTCGTAAAGCCAACCATAATTCTGTCATGCAGCCCATGACTGCAGCAATTTTCCGGTGA